In Falco biarmicus isolate bFalBia1 chromosome 6, bFalBia1.pri, whole genome shotgun sequence, the following are encoded in one genomic region:
- the CAD gene encoding CAD protein isoform X2, with amino-acid sequence MECLVLQDGSVLRGRPFGAAGAAAAGEVVFQTGMVGYPEALTDPSYKGQILVLTYPLVGNYGVPRDETDSFGLSRWFESSKIHVAALVVGECSETPSHWSASLSLDQWLKEQNIPGLEGVDTRALTKKIREKGTLLGMLVPDGTPTKSLSFEDPSKRHLVQEVSLKVPLVVNPGGSLRIMAVDCGLKYNQVRCLCERGAAVTVVPWDHPLDTADFDGLFISNGPGDPRLCQETVSSLQRVLDVPQPKPIFGICLGHQLLSLALGARTYKMKYGNRGHNQPCLHKDTQRCFITAQNHGFAVEAGSLPPGWVPLFTNANDGSNEGLVHEHKPFFSVQFHPEHRAGPTDLEGLFDIFMEAARDLRSGDGSARTVRERLRDWLTYDKAPAGGQDVARPRKVLILGSGGLSIGQAGEFDYSGSQAIKALKEENIQTVLINPNIATVQTSKGLADKVYFLPITPEYVTQVIRNERPDGVLLTFGGQTALNCGVELTKAGVLERYRVRVLGTPVASIEMTEDRKVFVDKMEEIGEHVAPSEAAASLEQAQAAAERLGYPVLVRSAYALGGLGSGFANTREELVALVSQAFTHTSQVLVDKSLKGWKEIEYEVVRDAYNNCITVCNMENLDPLGIHTGESIVVAPSQTLNDMEYFMLRRTAVKVVQHLGIVGECNIQFALNPESEQYYIIEVNARLSRSSALASKATGYPLAYVAAKLALGIPLPLLRNSVTNSTTANFEPSLDYCVVKIPRWDLSKFLRVSTKIGSSMKSVGEVMAIGRNFEEAFQKALRMVDENCVGFDHTLKPASDVELETPTDKRIFVLAAALRAGYSIERLYELTKIDRWFLHKMKNITDHAVLLESYREEQSTMPLTVLKRAKQLGFSDKQVALAVLSTELAVRKMRRDLKILPVVKQIDTVAAEWPAQTNYLYLTYNGTEHDLAFREPHVMVIGSGVYRIGSSVEFDWCAVGCIQELRKMGFKTIMVNYNPETVSTDYDMCDRLYFDEISFEVVMDIYELENPEGVILSMGGQLPNNIAMALHRQQCRILGTSPEAIDSAENRFKFSRLLDSIGISQPLWKELSDMESAKHFCCKVGYPCVVRPSYVLSGAAMNVAYSDSDLEKFLSNAVAVSKEQPVVISKFIQEAKEIDVDAVACDGVVVAIAISEHVENAGVHSGDATLVTPPQDITPKTLERIKAIVHAVGQELQVTGPFNLQLIAKDDQLKVIECNVRVSRSFPFVSKTLGVDLVALASQVIMGEDVEPVGLMTGTGIVGVKVPQFSFSRLAGADVVLGVEMTSTGEVACFGENRCEAYLKAMLSTGFKIPKKNILLTIGSYKNKSELLPTVRTLESLGYKLYASLGTADFYTEHGIKVMAVDWHFEEADSSEAGARETQRSILDYLAENHFEMVINLSMRNSGGRRLSSFVTKGYRTRRLAVDYSVPLIIDIKCTKLFVEALRQIGAAPPLKMHVDCMTSQKLIRLPGLIDVHVHLREPGGTHKEDFASGTAAALAGGITMVCAMPNTSPAITDATSFALVQKLAEAGARCDFALFLGASSENASLLGPLAGAAAGLKMYLNDTFSSLRMDDVSLWMEHFEQWPRHLPVVAHAERQTVAAILMVAQLYQRPVHICHVAHREEILLIKAAKQKGIPVTCEVAPHHLFLCRDDLGRLGEGRAAVRPALGTRQDVEALWENMDTIDCFATDHAPHTLEEKQGQEPPPGYPGLETMLPLLLTAISEGRLTVEDVIQRLYENPRKIFGLPAQEDTYVEVDLEHEWIIPSHMVFSKACWTPFEGMKVKGTVRRVVLRGEVAYIDGQVLVPPGYGQDVKKWPSGAALVPHAAPAKESAKTPERPRHVAASEMLRGRASSPRRAGPIGEGRFHLPPRIHRASDPGLSAFRRLGAAHRPGARGTAEDAREKAGRKAAESDPAGIQDSYFYPLGPFPRQASPQGMPHFQTSTMLHPLVGQHVLSVQHFSKDQLSHLFNVAHILRMLVQKERNLDILKGKVMASMFYEASTRTSSSFAAAMSRLGGSILSFSEATSSVQKGESLADSVQTMCCYADVLVLRHPQPGAVELAAKHCRKPVINAGDGVGEHPTQALLDIFTIREELGTVNGMTITMVGDLKHGRTVHSLARLLTLYRVNLRYVTPPGLHMPPDITSFVASKGIKQEEFGSIEEALPDTDVLYMTRIQKERFRLAEEYEACFGQFILTPHIMTRAKERMVVMHPLPRVNEISVEVDSDPRAAYFRQAENGMYMRMALLATVLGRY; translated from the exons ATGGAGTGCCTGGTACTGCAGGACGGGTCGGTGCTGCGCGGCCGTCCCTTCGGGGCCGCTggggccgccgctgccggggAAGTGG TCTTCCAGACGGGCATGGTGGGCTACCCCGAGGCCCTCACCGACCCCTCCTACAAGGGGCAGATCCTGGTGCTCACCTACCCGCTCGTCGGTAACTACGGCGTCCCTCGGGATGAGACCGACTCTTTCGGCCTTAGCAGG TGGTTTGAGTCCAGCAAGATCCATGTGGCTGCACTGGTGGTGGGCGAGTGCTCAGAGACCCCTAGCCACTGGAGCGCATCCCTCTCCCTTGACCAGTGGCTGAAGGAGCAGAACATCCCTGGGCTCGAAG GGGTGGATACTCGGGCCTTAACAAAGAAAATCCGTGAGAAGGGGacgctgctggggatgctggtgccGGATGGGACCCCCACGAAGAGCCTCTCCTTTGAGGATCCAAGCAAGCGGCACCTGGTGCAGGAGGTGTCGCTGAAG GTACCCCTTGTGGTCAACCCCGGTGGGTCGCTGCGCATCATGGCAGTTGACTGCGGTCTCAAGTACAACCAGGTGCGGTGCCTGTGCGAGCGGGGCGCAGCCGTCACTGTGGTGCCCTGGGACCATCCACTGGACACTGCAG ACTTTGACGGGCTGTTCATCAGCAACGGTCCTGGGGACCCACGGCTCTGCCAGGAGACAGTGTCCAGCCTACAACGGGTGCTGGATGTGCCCCAGCCCAAGCCCATCTTTGGGATCTGCCTCGGGcaccagctgctctccctggcCCTTGGCGCCCGCACCTACAAGATGAA GTATGGGAACCGCGGGCACAACCAGCCATGCCTGCACAAGGACACACAGCGCTGCTTCATCACGGCACAGAACCACGGCTTTGCAGTGGAGGCGGGCAGCCTGCCACCTGGCTGGGTCCCGCTCTTCACCAATGCCAATGATGGCTCCAATGAGGGCCTTGTCCATGAGCACAAGCCCTTCTTCAG TGTCCAGTTCCACCCTGAGCACCGTGCTGGCCCCACAGACCTGGAGGGGCTCTTCGACATCTTCATGGAAGCAGCAAGGGACCTGCGGAGCGGAGACGGCAGTGCCCGGACAG TACGGGAGCGCCTGCGGGACTGGCTGACCTATGACAAGGCGCCAGCAGGGGGCCAGGATGTAGCCCGTCCCCGCAAGGTGCTGATCCTGGGCTCCGGTGGCCTCTCCATTGGGCAGGCGGGTGAGTTCGACTACTCTGGGTCACAG GCCATCAAAGCGCTGAAGGAAGAGAACATCCAGACAGTGCTGATCAACCCAAACATCGCCACGGTGCAGACCTCCAAGGGGCTGGCAGACAAGGTCTACTTCCTCCCCATCACCCCCGAGTATGTCACCCAG GTGATCCGGAACGAGCGCCCTGATGGGGTGCTGCTGACCTTCGGGGGGCAGACGGCCCTCAACTGTGGTGTGGAGCTCACCAAGGCAGGCGTGCTGGAGCGGTACCGTGTGCGGGTGCTAGGCACCCCTGTTGCCTCCATCGAGATGACAGAGGATCGCAAGGTCTTCGTGGACAAGATGGAGGAGATCGGGGAGCACGTGGCGCCCAGtgaggctgctgcctccctggagCAG gcacaggcagcgGCTGAGCGGTTGGGGTACCCGGTGCTGGTGCGCTCTGCCTATGCCCTTGGGGGCCTAGGCTCTGGCTTCGCCAACACTCGGGAGGAACTGGTGGCACTGGTGAGCCAGGCCTTCACCCATACCTCCCAGGTCCTGGTGGACAAGTCCctgaagggctggaaggagatAGAGTACGAGGTGGTGCGGGATGCCTACAACAACTGCATCACG GTGTGCAACATGGAGAACCTGGACCCGCTGGGGATCCACACGGGTGAGTCCATCGTGGTGGCACCCAGTCAGACCCTCAATGACATGGAGTACTTCATGCTGCGGCGCACGGCTGTGAAGGTGGTGCAGCACCTGGGCATCGTGGGAGAGTGCAACATCCAGTTTGCCCTGAACCCTGAGTCAGAGCAG tacTACATCATCGAGGTGAACGCCCGGCTGTCCCGCAGCTCAGCTCTGGCCAGCAAGGCCACCGGCTACCCCCTGGCCTACGTGGCTGCCAAGCTGGCCctgggcatccccctgcccctcctcag gaaCTCTGTCACCAACTCCACCACAGCCAACTTTGAGCCCAGCCTGGACTACTGCGTGGTGAAGATCCCACGCTGGGACCTCAGCAAGTTCCTGCGTGTCAGCACCAAGATCGGCAGCTCCATGAAGAGTGTGG GGGAGGTCATGGCCATTGGGAGGAACTTCGAGGAGGCTTTCCAGAAGGCCCTGAGGATGGTGGATGAGAACTGCGTGGGCTTTGACCACACTTTGAAGCCAGCCTCTGATGTG GAGCTGGAGACACCAACGGACAAGCGGATCTTTGTGCTGGCAGCTGCGCTGCGGGCTGGCTACTCCATTGAGCGGCTCTATGAGCTGACCAAGATCGACCGCTGGTTCCTGCACAAAATGAAGAACATCACAGACCACGCAGTGCTGCTGGAGTCGTACCGTGAGGAGCAGAGCACCATGCCGCTCACTGTGCTTAAGCGGGCCAAGCAGCTTGGCTTCTCAGACAAGCAGGTGGCTCTGGCCGTGCTCAG CACTGAGCTGGCTGTGCGGAAGATGCGGCGTGACCTGAAGATCCTGCCGGTGGTGAAGCAGATCGACACGGTGGCAGCGGAGTGGCCGGCCCAAACCAACTACCTGTACCTGACCTACAATGGCACCGAGCATGACCTGGCCTTCCGCGAGCCCCACGTCATGGTCATCGGCTCTGGCGTCTACCGCATCGGCAGTAGTGTTGAGTTCGACTGGTGTGCAGTCGGCTGCATCCAGGAGCTCCGCAAG ATGGGCTTCAAGACGATCATGGTGAACTACAACCCTGAGACGGTGAGCACAGACTATGACATGTGTGATCGCCTCTACTTCGATGAGATCTCCTTTGAG GTGGTGATGGACATCTATGAGCTGGAGAACCCTGAGGGCGTTATCCTGTCTATGGGTGGGCAGCTGCCCAACAACATTGCCATGGCCCTGCATCGGCAGCAGTGCCGCATCCTGGGCACCTCCCCAGAGGCCATCGACTCAGCCGAGAACCGCTTCAAGTTCTCCCGCCTGCTTGACTCCATTGGCATCAGCCAGCCCCTCTGGAAGGAGCTTTCCGACATGGAG TCGGCCAAGCACTTCTGCTGCAAGGTGGGGTACCCCTGTGTTGTGCGCCCCTCCTACGTGCTGAGTGGCGCTGCCATGAACGTGGCCTACTCGGACAGCGACCTGGAAAAGTTTCTGAGCAACGCCGTGGCTGTGTCCAAGGAGCAGCCCGTCGTCATCTCCAAGTTCATCCAGGAAGCCAAG GAGATTGACGTAGATGCCGTGGCCTGCGATGGCGTCGTGGTGGCCATTGCCATTTCGGAGCACGTGGAAAATGCTGGGGTGCACTCAGGTGATGCCACGCTGGTGACGCCCCCCCAGGACATCACCCCTAAGACACTGGAGCGCATCAAGGCCATTGTCCATGCTGttgggcaggagctgcaggtcaCTGGGCCCTTCAACCTGCAGCTCATTGCCAAG GATGACCAGCTGAAGGTGATAGAGTGCAATGTCCGTGTCTCTCGCTCCTTTCCCTTTGTCTCCAAGACTCTGGGAGTGGACCTGGTGGCTCTGGCCAGCCAGGTGATCATGGGTGAGGATGTGGAGCCTGTGGGGCTGATGACGGGTACAGGCATCGTTGGTGTCAAG gtGCCCCAGTTCTCCTTCTCTCGCCTGGCGGGTGCTGATGTGGTGCTGGGTGTGGAGATGACCAGCACGGGCGAGGTGGCCTGCTTCGGGGAGAACCGCTGTGAGGCTTACCTGAAGGCGATGCTTAGCACTGGCTTCAAGATCCCCAAGAAGAACATCCTGCTGACCATCGGCAGCTACAAG AATAAGAGTGAGCTGCTGCCCACAGTGCGGACCCTGGAGAGCCTCGGCTACAAGCTGTATGCCAGCCTCGGCACTGCTGACTTCTACACCGAACATGGCATCAAG GTGATGGCCGTGGACTGGCACTTTGAGGAGGCAGACAGCAGTGAGGCTGGTGCTCGGGAGACGCAGCGTAGCATCCTGGACTACCTGGCTGAGAACCACTTTGAGATGGTCATCAACCTCTCGATGCGCAACTCGGGGGGTCGCCGACTCTCCTCTTTTGTCACCAAAGGGTACCGCACCCGACGCCTGGCCGTTGACTACTCCGTGCCGCTCATCATTGACATCAAGTGCACTAAGCTCTTTGtggag GCACTGCGCCAGATCGGTGCAGCCCCCCCCTTGAAGATGCACGTGGACTGTATGACATCCCAGAAGCTTATCCGTCTGCCAG gccTGATTGACGTCCATGTCCACCTCCGTGAGCCAGGCGGCACCCACAAAGAGGACTTTGCGTcgggcacagcagctgccctggctgggggcaTCACCATGGTGTGCGCCATGCCCAACACCAGCCCTGCCATCACTGATGCCACCTCCTTTGCCCTGGTGCAGAAG CTGGCCGAGGCCGGGGCCCGCTGCGACTTTGCCCTTTTCCTGGGGGCTTCCTCGGAGAATGCCAGCTTGCTGGGCCCCCTGGCCGGGGCGGCTGCTGGGCTCAAGATGTACCTGAATGACACCTTCTCCAGCCTGCGGATGGATGACGTGTCGCTGTGGATGGAG CACTTCGAGCAGTGGCCACGGCACTTGCCTGTCGTGGCACACGCGGAGCGGCAGACAGTGGCTGCCATCCTGATGGTGGCCCAGCTGTACCAGCGCCCTGTGCACATCTGCCATGTGGCCCACAGGGAGGAG ATCCTCCTCATCAAGGCAGCCAAGCAGAAGGGGATCCCAGTGACGTGCGAGGTGGCCCCACACCACCTCTTCCTGTGCCGGGATGACCTGGGGCGCCTCGGGGAGGGCCGAGCGGCTGTGCGGCCCGCGCTGGGCACCCGCCAGGACGTGGAGGCGCTCTGGGAGAACATGGACACCATCGACTGCTTCGCCACAGACCATG CCCCCCACACGCTAGAGGAGAAGCAGGGGCAGGAACCACCCCCTGGCTACCCTGGCCTGGAGACGatgctgccgctgctgctgaCTGCCATCTCCGAGGGGCGGCTCACTGTGGAGGATGTCATCCAGCGTCTCTATGAGAACCCCCGCAAGATCTTCgggctgccagcacaggaggACACCTACGTGGAG GTGGACCTGGAGCACGAGTGGATCATCCCCAGCCACATGGTCTTCTCCAAGGCCTGCTGGACACCCTTCGAGGGCATGAAGGTGAAGGGGACGGTGCGGAGAGTGGTCCTGCGTGGGGAGGTCGCCTACATTGATGGGCAG GTGTTGGTGCCCCCCGGCTATGGGCAGGACGTGAAGAAATGGCCCTCAGGAGCTGCGCTGGTGCCACATGCAGCCCCTGCCAAGGAGAGTGCGAAG ACCCCTGAGCGGCCCCGGCATGTGGCAGCCAGTGAGATGCTGCGCGGCCGAGCCTCCAGCCCCCGCCGAGCTGGCCCCATAGGCGAGGGGCGCTTCCACCTCCCGCCCCGCATCCATCGGGCCTCTGACCCTGGGCTGTCAG CGTTCCGGAGGCTGGGAGCCGCGCACCGCCCGGGCGCCCGAGGCACCG ctgAGGATGCCCGAGAAAAGGCCGGCAGGAAGGCAGCGGAGTCGG ATCCAGCTGGGATCCAGGACAGCTACTTCTACCCACTGGGCCCCTTCCCACGCCAGGCGTCCCCCCAGGGCATGCCCCACTTCCAGACCTCCACAATGCTGCACCCCCTCGTCGGGCAGCATGTCCTCTCTGTCCAGCATTTCTCCAAGGACCAG ctATCACATCTCTTCAATGTGGCACACATCCTGCGCATGCTGGTGCAGAAGGAGCGGAACCTGGACATCCTAAAG GGCAAGGTGATGGCTTCCATGTTCTATGAGGCAAGCACGCGGACCAGCAGCTCCTTTGCAGCGGCCATGAGCCGGCTGGGTGGCTCCATCCTGTCCTTCTCAGAGGCCACCTCCTCGGTGCAGAAGGGCGAGTCGCTGGCTGACTCCGTGCAGACCATGTGCTGCTACGCCGACGTGCTGGTGCTTCGACACCCACAGCCGGGTGCTGTGGAG